One Tessaracoccus lacteus DNA window includes the following coding sequences:
- a CDS encoding aminotransferase class IV, producing MAVKLLALLDGTLADVTQPIVRADDQGVVRGDGVFDATLAIAGVARDLDAHLERLAQSAAMLELPVPDEAGFRRAVDAILAAWHWDADPEAVLRLIHTRGPEGIADQPNGWVLAAPLDAASIRQRTEGAKVMVLDRGFEGSGVASLPWLLPGAKSLSYGINMAAKRWALAHGADDVVFRSPSGGLLEGPTCSVVLDLDGVLVTPPLDGILRSITVEELVSKGPEHGLDVRFGELTVDDLDRCRGAWLLSSGRILARVTHVDGRELPVSPLDAQVARAVDVPLP from the coding sequence ATGGCAGTCAAACTCCTCGCGCTCCTCGACGGAACCCTCGCCGACGTCACGCAGCCCATCGTCCGCGCCGATGACCAGGGCGTCGTCCGCGGCGACGGCGTCTTCGACGCGACGCTCGCCATCGCCGGCGTCGCCCGCGACCTGGACGCCCACCTGGAGCGGCTGGCGCAGTCGGCCGCCATGCTGGAGCTCCCAGTGCCGGACGAGGCGGGCTTCCGTCGCGCGGTCGACGCGATCCTCGCCGCCTGGCACTGGGACGCCGACCCGGAGGCCGTGCTGCGGCTGATCCACACCCGCGGCCCCGAGGGTATCGCCGACCAGCCGAACGGCTGGGTGCTGGCCGCCCCGCTCGACGCCGCGTCGATCCGGCAGCGCACCGAGGGCGCGAAGGTCATGGTGCTCGACCGCGGCTTCGAGGGCTCCGGGGTCGCGTCCCTGCCGTGGCTGCTGCCCGGTGCGAAGTCGCTGTCCTACGGCATCAACATGGCGGCGAAGCGCTGGGCGCTGGCCCACGGCGCCGACGACGTCGTGTTCCGCTCCCCGTCGGGAGGCCTGCTCGAGGGCCCGACCTGCAGCGTGGTGCTCGACCTCGACGGCGTGCTCGTCACGCCGCCGCTCGACGGCATCCTCCGTTCGATCACCGTCGAAGAACTCGTGTCGAAGGGGCCCGAACACGGCCTCGACGTCCGCTTCGGCGAGTTGACCGTCGACGACCTCGACCGCTGCCGCGGCGCCTGGCTGCTCTCCAGCGGCCGGATCCTAGCGCGCGTCACACACGTCGACGGCCGCGAGCTGCCCGTCAGCCCGCTCGACGCGCAGGTCGCCCGCGCCGTGGACGTACCGCTGCCGTGA
- a CDS encoding DNA-3-methyladenine glycosylase produces MIRVPPTVGWGDLNDDQRAFLDGVGVAARGLLGASLVVDRGEGRVAAEITEVEAYGGGLDPAAHSYRGPSARNAATFGPPWHAYVYRHLGIHTCFNVVVGEEGVPSAVLVRAARIVEGVDTARERRAARGRTRTDADLAAGPARLTVALGIEVKDTGAPLDGSTGIALTPRTAAEPPVSVGPRIGVGSAVDYPLRFWITGEPTVSR; encoded by the coding sequence GTGATCCGCGTCCCGCCGACGGTCGGCTGGGGTGACCTGAACGACGACCAGCGGGCCTTCCTCGACGGCGTCGGCGTCGCCGCGCGCGGCCTGCTCGGCGCCTCGCTGGTCGTCGACCGAGGCGAGGGCCGCGTGGCTGCTGAGATCACCGAGGTCGAGGCCTACGGCGGCGGGCTGGACCCCGCCGCCCACTCCTACCGCGGCCCGTCGGCCCGCAACGCCGCGACGTTCGGCCCGCCCTGGCACGCCTACGTCTACCGTCACCTCGGGATCCACACGTGCTTCAACGTCGTGGTGGGGGAGGAGGGCGTCCCGTCGGCGGTCCTGGTCCGGGCGGCGCGGATAGTCGAGGGCGTCGACACGGCCCGGGAGCGTCGGGCCGCCAGGGGGCGCACCCGTACCGACGCTGACCTCGCAGCCGGCCCTGCGCGGCTGACCGTCGCGCTCGGCATCGAGGTCAAGGACACCGGGGCCCCGCTCGACGGCAGCACCGGCATCGCGTTGACCCCTCGGACCGCGGCGGAGCCGCCCGTCTCCGTCGGGCCCCGCATCGGCGTCGGCAGCGCGGTCGACTACCCGCTGCGCTTCTGGATCACGGGCGAGCCGACCGTATCGAGGTGA
- a CDS encoding pyridoxal phosphate-dependent aminotransferase — protein sequence MVSARSQVPPFEVMTILDEVARLRARGVDVISLCAGEPVAGAPTAVDEEAARLHAAHTTFGYTPALGIAPLREALAGHYARWYGIDVDPSEIAVTTGSSGAFLLAFLAAFDAGDRVALARPGYPAYRNILSSLGCEVVDLDCGADVRFQPTVAMLEAEHARSPLAGLALASPANPTGTMVTRDELAALVAWCDANGVRLVSDEIYHGVTYGDSRGTSAREFGPGPIVVSSWSKYWGMTGWRVGWLLAPPDLMAAIDALAGNLALCPPAPAQFAAVESFTDASYAQCDDAVRDFAEARRLLLDAEPRLGWGVSAPADGAFYYYADLGPQLERHGTSSAYAAALLEATGVALTPGTDFDAVGGHRSVRISFAAGTAAIREAIERIVAFQDR from the coding sequence ATGGTGTCGGCCCGCTCTCAGGTTCCCCCGTTCGAGGTCATGACCATCCTCGACGAGGTGGCCCGGCTGCGCGCCCGCGGCGTCGACGTCATCTCGCTCTGCGCGGGCGAGCCGGTCGCCGGCGCCCCGACCGCCGTCGACGAGGAGGCCGCCCGCCTGCACGCCGCCCACACGACCTTCGGCTACACCCCGGCGCTCGGCATCGCGCCGCTGCGCGAGGCGCTGGCCGGCCACTACGCCCGCTGGTACGGCATCGACGTCGACCCGTCCGAGATCGCCGTCACCACCGGCTCGTCCGGCGCCTTCCTGCTCGCCTTCCTCGCCGCCTTCGACGCGGGCGACCGCGTCGCGCTCGCGCGGCCCGGGTACCCCGCGTACCGCAACATCCTGAGCTCGCTGGGCTGCGAGGTCGTCGACCTGGACTGCGGCGCAGACGTGCGCTTCCAGCCGACGGTCGCGATGCTCGAAGCCGAGCACGCGCGGAGCCCGCTGGCGGGACTGGCGCTTGCCTCCCCCGCCAACCCGACCGGCACTATGGTCACGCGGGACGAGCTGGCCGCGCTGGTCGCCTGGTGCGACGCGAACGGTGTGCGGCTGGTCAGCGACGAGATCTACCACGGCGTCACCTACGGCGACTCCCGCGGCACCTCGGCCCGCGAGTTCGGCCCCGGTCCGATCGTCGTCTCATCCTGGAGCAAGTACTGGGGCATGACGGGGTGGCGGGTCGGCTGGCTGCTGGCACCCCCGGACCTGATGGCCGCCATCGACGCGCTGGCCGGCAACCTCGCGCTGTGCCCGCCCGCCCCGGCCCAGTTCGCCGCCGTCGAGTCCTTCACCGACGCGTCCTACGCGCAGTGCGACGACGCCGTCCGCGACTTCGCCGAGGCCCGTCGACTCCTCCTCGACGCCGAGCCCCGGCTGGGGTGGGGGGTCTCGGCACCGGCGGACGGCGCGTTCTACTACTACGCAGACCTCGGCCCGCAGCTGGAGCGCCACGGCACCTCATCCGCCTACGCGGCGGCCCTGTTGGAGGCGACGGGGGTGGCGCTGACGCCCGGCACCGACTTCGACGCCGTCGGCGGGCACCGCAGCGTGCGGATCAGCTTCGCGGCCGGCACCGCCGCGATCCGCGAGGCGATCGAGCGCATCGTCGCCTTCCAGGACCGCTGA
- the purS gene encoding phosphoribosylformylglycinamidine synthase subunit PurS translates to MPRVVVNVMPKPEILDPQGKAVTGALKRLGFQGLSVRQGKRFEVEVEGEVTDEVLAEIGRAAEMLLANTVIESFDVVAD, encoded by the coding sequence ATGCCACGCGTCGTCGTCAACGTCATGCCGAAGCCCGAGATCCTCGATCCGCAGGGGAAGGCCGTCACCGGCGCCCTCAAGCGTCTCGGTTTCCAGGGGCTGTCGGTCCGTCAGGGCAAGCGGTTCGAGGTGGAGGTCGAGGGCGAGGTCACTGACGAGGTGCTCGCCGAGATCGGCCGGGCGGCGGAGATGCTGCTCGCCAACACCGTCATCGAGTCCTTCGACGTGGTGGCCGACTGA
- the purQ gene encoding phosphoribosylformylglycinamidine synthase subunit PurQ: MTRVGVVTFPGSLDDHDALRAVQLSGAEAVPLWHGSDSIEGVDAIVLPGGFSYGDYLRCGAIARFSPVMGTVIDAAKKGMPVLGICNGFQLLCEAHLLPGAMIRNAGQKFICRDERLRVETIDTTWTCAFEKGQEITIALKNGEGNYQASSETLKQLEDSDRVVFRYLDNPNGSANDIAGITNERGNVVGLMPHPEHNVEELTGSSLDGKAFFDSVLQFLAVRV, encoded by the coding sequence ATGACCCGCGTCGGGGTGGTCACGTTCCCCGGATCCCTGGATGACCACGACGCCCTGCGCGCCGTGCAGCTCTCGGGTGCCGAGGCCGTGCCGCTGTGGCACGGCTCCGACTCCATCGAGGGCGTCGACGCCATCGTCCTGCCCGGCGGCTTCTCCTACGGCGACTACCTGCGCTGCGGTGCGATCGCCCGGTTCAGTCCCGTGATGGGCACCGTGATCGACGCGGCGAAGAAGGGCATGCCCGTCCTGGGCATCTGCAACGGTTTCCAGCTGCTGTGCGAGGCGCACCTGCTGCCCGGCGCGATGATCCGCAACGCCGGCCAGAAGTTCATCTGCCGCGACGAGCGCCTGCGCGTCGAGACCATCGACACCACCTGGACCTGCGCCTTCGAGAAGGGGCAGGAGATCACCATCGCGCTGAAGAACGGCGAGGGGAACTACCAGGCCTCGTCCGAGACGCTCAAGCAGCTCGAGGACAGCGACCGCGTCGTATTCCGCTACCTCGACAACCCGAACGGGTCCGCGAACGACATCGCCGGCATCACCAACGAGCGCGGCAACGTCGTCGGCCTGATGCCGCACCCCGAGCACAACGTGGAGGAGCTGACGGGGTCGTCGCTGGATGGCAAGGCGTTCTTCGATTCCGTGCTGCAGTTCCTCGCCGTGCGGGTCTGA
- a CDS encoding DUF2332 domain-containing protein — MKAVHAYEAMPIDELYRWFAGEAEPTSPVWATLCRWIAETPTLTARLDALPGRKRQPNLFLAAVRYLDGPTAPGPGFLDWVDGNWAAIEATILARRTQTNEPGRLAVLAPALASLPQPVALLEIGSSAGLCLLPDRFRYRLPTTIADGAAAGPDAPVLDCRHDGDPPASPADLRVALRRGLDQHPLAADDPDDARWLRALVWPGESDREERLTAALAVAAADPPTILTGSAPDDLPPLFDDLPAGSTPVVMHSATLAYLARPERDAVVAAVRNSGARWLSFEGPTVVTSLRGRTPPVAEPHFVLALDGEPLAVASPHGRWVRWLPR, encoded by the coding sequence ATGAAGGCGGTCCACGCGTACGAGGCGATGCCCATCGACGAGCTGTACCGGTGGTTCGCGGGCGAGGCCGAGCCGACGTCGCCCGTCTGGGCGACGCTGTGCCGCTGGATCGCGGAGACGCCGACGCTGACCGCGCGCCTCGACGCGCTGCCGGGCCGCAAACGGCAGCCGAACCTGTTCCTCGCCGCCGTCCGCTACCTCGACGGGCCCACCGCCCCGGGGCCGGGGTTCCTCGACTGGGTCGACGGGAACTGGGCGGCCATCGAGGCGACGATCCTTGCTCGGCGCACCCAGACGAACGAGCCTGGCCGCCTGGCCGTGCTCGCCCCGGCGCTCGCAAGCCTGCCTCAGCCGGTCGCGCTGCTGGAGATCGGCTCATCGGCCGGGCTGTGCCTCCTGCCCGACCGGTTCCGCTACCGCCTCCCCACCACCATCGCCGACGGTGCGGCCGCCGGACCCGACGCGCCTGTCCTCGACTGCCGGCACGACGGCGACCCTCCCGCCTCGCCCGCGGATCTTCGCGTCGCGCTGCGCCGCGGCCTCGACCAGCATCCGCTCGCGGCCGACGACCCGGATGACGCGCGCTGGCTGCGGGCGCTGGTCTGGCCGGGCGAGAGCGACAGGGAGGAGCGGCTGACCGCAGCCCTCGCCGTCGCTGCGGCCGATCCGCCCACGATCCTGACCGGCTCCGCCCCCGACGACCTCCCTCCCCTGTTCGACGACCTCCCCGCCGGCTCGACGCCCGTCGTCATGCACTCCGCGACGCTGGCGTACCTCGCGCGCCCCGAGCGCGACGCGGTCGTCGCGGCGGTGCGGAACTCTGGCGCGCGCTGGCTGTCCTTCGAGGGCCCCACCGTCGTGACCAGCCTCCGCGGCCGCACACCGCCCGTCGCCGAGCCGCACTTCGTCCTCGCGCTCGACGGCGAGCCGCTCGCCGTCGCCTCGCCCCACGGCCGCTGGGTCCGCTGGCTGCCGCGCTGA
- the pepN gene encoding aminopeptidase N — protein sequence MSSANLSQVETAARAAAVEVHSYTVDVDIRDARDPGTSTFPVTSTIELSIASTGSARFDKLNEPGALNEPGNASTGSARFDKLNEPGALNEPGALNEPGAVNGPLWIDFIGEVDALTIDGERHAVHHDGARLQLPAVAPGRHTVVVAGRARYSRTGEGLHRFIDPADGETYLYTQYEPADARRVFPNFEQPDLRAPFTIILTGPEQWWLGSNQPEASREVVADGVVRVTYQPTGVLSTYITCICAGPYHREVDSWGDMELGLLCRRSLARYLDADVLFTYTKQGLDWFTANFGDYPWGAKYDQIFVPEYNLGAMENPGLVTFTESYLFRSPATPAQLQARCNTLVHEMSHMWFGDLVTCRWWGDLWLKESFAEFSGSHVSHEACGFDDAWVNFTANRKASAYLADSMPTTHPVIADIPDLEAAKTNFDRITYSKGSSALTQLVHFVGLDAFLAGSRRYFAAHAHSSATLTDFIGALAQETDRDLSGWVTAWLGTAGHDTLAASLTLDGDAVASLSITRTVPEEYPADRPHATTVGLYRIVDGALRLERRLDVTVDAATVDVPEAVGVPAPDAVLINDLDHTFAAIALDESTRATLVAHLGDLDPIARAVAWTALRTSLRSGDLSAEDFVDAVLGAGETQTGVLASLVAWAFDAVERFTTDTATLAARWRDGARAAALAAAPGSPEQQIWARAYLRAETLAGGDVSWVQDGGIPGLELSVDVTWAAWQTRAALGAATPGELDAALAADDTAAGRLARLTCWSATPDAAVKREAWDRVHVVDGDANATIDAILAGYNTPGQSALREPMRRPYFETLLEVWRDHPIEIALRLVRGGFPDHGADEGRAWLDANPGAPGTLRRQIVEAVHEAQVAERVRATR from the coding sequence ATGAGCTCAGCCAATCTCAGCCAGGTCGAGACCGCGGCGCGCGCCGCAGCGGTCGAGGTGCACAGCTACACGGTCGACGTCGACATCCGCGACGCCCGCGACCCGGGGACGTCGACGTTCCCCGTCACGTCGACGATCGAGCTGAGCATCGCCTCGACAGGCTCGGCGCGTTTCGACAAGCTCAACGAACCGGGGGCGCTCAACGAACCGGGGAACGCCTCGACAGGCTCGGCGCGTTTCGACAAGCTCAACGAACCGGGTGCGCTCAACGAACCGGGGGCGCTCAACGAACCGGGGGCGGTCAACGGACCGCTGTGGATCGATTTCATCGGCGAGGTGGACGCCCTCACGATCGACGGGGAACGGCACGCCGTCCACCACGACGGGGCCCGACTCCAGCTGCCCGCCGTCGCGCCCGGCCGCCACACGGTCGTCGTCGCCGGCCGCGCCCGCTACTCCCGCACCGGCGAGGGCCTGCACCGCTTCATCGACCCGGCCGACGGCGAGACCTACCTCTACACGCAGTACGAGCCCGCCGACGCGCGCCGCGTGTTCCCCAACTTCGAGCAGCCCGACCTGCGCGCGCCGTTCACCATCATCCTCACCGGCCCCGAGCAGTGGTGGCTCGGATCCAACCAGCCGGAGGCCTCCCGCGAGGTCGTCGCCGACGGCGTCGTGCGCGTCACCTACCAGCCGACCGGCGTGCTGTCCACCTATATCACGTGCATCTGCGCCGGCCCGTACCACCGCGAGGTCGACTCCTGGGGCGACATGGAGCTTGGCCTGCTCTGCCGCCGGTCGCTGGCCCGTTACCTCGACGCCGACGTCCTGTTCACCTACACGAAGCAGGGCCTCGACTGGTTCACCGCCAACTTCGGCGACTACCCGTGGGGCGCCAAATACGACCAGATCTTCGTCCCCGAGTACAACCTCGGAGCCATGGAGAACCCCGGACTGGTGACCTTCACGGAGAGCTACCTCTTCCGCTCGCCCGCCACCCCGGCGCAGCTGCAGGCCCGCTGCAACACGCTGGTCCACGAGATGAGCCACATGTGGTTCGGCGACCTCGTGACCTGCCGCTGGTGGGGCGACCTGTGGCTCAAGGAGAGCTTCGCCGAGTTCTCCGGCAGCCACGTCTCGCACGAGGCATGCGGCTTCGACGACGCCTGGGTCAACTTCACCGCCAACCGCAAGGCCAGCGCCTACCTCGCCGACTCGATGCCGACGACCCACCCCGTCATCGCCGACATCCCCGACCTCGAGGCCGCCAAGACCAACTTCGACCGCATCACCTACTCCAAGGGCTCCTCGGCCCTGACGCAGCTGGTGCACTTCGTCGGCCTCGACGCGTTCCTGGCAGGCTCGCGCCGCTACTTCGCCGCGCACGCCCACTCGTCGGCCACGCTCACCGACTTCATCGGCGCCCTGGCCCAGGAGACCGACCGAGACCTCAGCGGCTGGGTGACCGCCTGGCTCGGCACCGCCGGCCACGACACCCTCGCAGCCTCCCTCACGCTCGACGGCGACGCCGTGGCATCGCTGAGCATCACCCGCACGGTCCCAGAGGAGTACCCGGCCGACCGCCCGCACGCCACCACCGTCGGCCTCTACCGCATCGTCGACGGAGCCCTGCGGCTGGAGCGGCGCCTCGACGTCACGGTCGACGCGGCCACGGTCGACGTGCCGGAGGCCGTCGGCGTGCCGGCCCCCGACGCCGTGCTGATCAACGACCTCGACCACACGTTCGCCGCCATCGCGCTCGACGAGTCGACCCGCGCGACGCTCGTGGCCCACCTGGGCGACCTGGATCCGATCGCCCGCGCCGTCGCCTGGACCGCGCTGCGCACCTCGCTCAGGTCCGGCGACCTGTCCGCGGAGGACTTCGTCGACGCCGTGCTCGGCGCGGGGGAGACGCAGACGGGCGTGCTCGCGTCCCTTGTCGCGTGGGCCTTCGACGCCGTCGAACGCTTCACCACCGACACCGCGACGCTCGCCGCCCGCTGGCGCGACGGGGCCCGCGCCGCGGCGCTGGCCGCGGCCCCCGGCTCGCCCGAGCAGCAGATCTGGGCCCGGGCCTACCTCCGCGCCGAGACCCTGGCCGGCGGCGACGTCTCCTGGGTGCAGGACGGCGGCATCCCGGGCCTCGAGCTGTCCGTCGACGTCACCTGGGCCGCGTGGCAGACGCGCGCCGCCCTCGGCGCCGCGACCCCGGGAGAGCTCGACGCGGCCCTGGCCGCCGACGACACCGCCGCGGGCCGGCTCGCCCGCCTCACCTGCTGGTCGGCCACCCCCGACGCCGCGGTCAAGCGGGAGGCCTGGGACCGCGTCCACGTCGTCGACGGCGACGCCAACGCCACGATCGACGCCATCCTCGCCGGCTATAACACGCCGGGCCAGTCGGCGCTGCGGGAGCCGATGCGCCGCCCGTACTTCGAGACGCTGCTGGAGGTCTGGCGCGACCACCCGATCGAGATCGCGCTGCGCCTGGTGCGCGGCGGATTCCCCGATCATGGGGCCGACGAGGGGCGGGCCTGGCTGGACGCCAACCCCGGCGCCCCAGGCACGTTGCGGCGCCAGATCGTCGAGGCTGTCCATGAGGCTCAGGTGGCAGAGCGCGTGCGCGCGACGCGATAG
- the purL gene encoding phosphoribosylformylglycinamidine synthase subunit PurL — translation MADTVENAFQTPDVEQPYAALGVKDDEYLRIKEILGRRPTSAELAMYSVMWSEHCSYKSSKVHLKKFGELSQDTPRGPLLAGIGENAGVVDIGQGYAVTFKAESHNHPSYVEPYQGAATGVGGIVRDILAMGARPIGVMDSLRFGPLDEPDTHRVLPGVVAGVGGYGNCLGLPNVGGEVQFDPSYLGNPLVNALCVGVLRHEDLHLARATGVGNQVILFGAATGGDGIGGASILASETFDETGPAKRPSVQVGDPFMEKLLIECTLELFQAGIVNGIQDFGAAGISCATSELASAGDGGMFVNLDLVPLRDPNLAPEEILMSESQERMMAVVEPANVARFMEICAKWDVLATVVGEVTDGDRLIISWHGETIVDVDPKTVAHEGPVYDRPYHRPGWIDALNADRAEDLPRDNSAYAVRAMLLRVLAHPNVADKTWVTQQYDRYVRGNSVLAQPEDAGMLRIDESTGLGIALALDANSRFSYLNPYLGAQLSLAEAYRNVAVTGAEPVAITDCLNFGSPEDPEVMWQFSEAILGLVDACRELGIPVTGGNVSLYNQTASTPILPTPTVGVMGVIDDVATRLRSGFTHPGDAVLLLGETREELSGSIWEAVAHDGHLGGTPPQVVLGAEKALADVLGEAARRGLLSSAHDVSEGGLGVALAESAFRNGLGFAVTLPGDDPTVALFSESAARAVVSLSGAYLAELEALCAQHGVPVARIGEVTGGGELEFVGAFTVDLDEARRAWEAPLPAALG, via the coding sequence GTGGCAGACACCGTAGAGAACGCCTTCCAGACTCCCGACGTCGAGCAGCCCTACGCCGCTCTCGGCGTCAAGGACGACGAGTACCTCCGGATCAAGGAGATCCTGGGCCGCCGCCCCACCTCCGCCGAGCTCGCGATGTACTCGGTGATGTGGTCGGAGCACTGCTCGTACAAGTCCTCGAAGGTGCACCTGAAGAAGTTCGGGGAGCTCAGCCAGGACACCCCGCGCGGCCCGCTGCTGGCCGGCATCGGCGAGAACGCCGGCGTGGTCGACATCGGCCAGGGCTACGCCGTCACGTTCAAGGCGGAGTCCCACAACCACCCGTCCTACGTCGAGCCCTACCAGGGCGCGGCGACCGGCGTCGGCGGCATCGTCCGCGACATCCTCGCGATGGGCGCCCGCCCGATCGGCGTGATGGACTCCCTGCGCTTCGGCCCCCTCGACGAGCCCGACACGCACCGCGTGCTGCCCGGCGTCGTCGCCGGCGTCGGCGGCTACGGCAACTGCCTCGGCCTGCCTAACGTCGGGGGAGAGGTCCAGTTCGACCCCTCCTACCTCGGGAACCCGCTCGTCAATGCCCTGTGTGTCGGCGTGCTGCGCCACGAGGACCTGCATCTCGCACGCGCCACCGGCGTCGGCAACCAGGTCATCCTCTTCGGCGCGGCCACGGGCGGCGACGGCATCGGCGGCGCCTCCATCCTGGCCTCCGAGACGTTCGATGAGACCGGCCCGGCCAAGCGCCCCAGTGTCCAGGTGGGCGACCCGTTCATGGAGAAGCTGCTCATCGAGTGCACGCTCGAGCTGTTCCAGGCGGGCATCGTCAACGGCATCCAGGACTTCGGCGCCGCGGGCATCTCGTGCGCCACCTCCGAGCTGGCCTCGGCCGGCGACGGAGGCATGTTCGTCAACCTCGACCTCGTCCCCCTGCGCGACCCCAACCTCGCGCCGGAGGAGATCTTGATGAGCGAGTCTCAGGAGCGCATGATGGCGGTCGTGGAGCCCGCCAACGTCGCGCGCTTCATGGAGATCTGCGCCAAGTGGGACGTGCTCGCGACCGTCGTCGGCGAGGTCACCGACGGCGACCGCCTCATCATCTCCTGGCACGGCGAGACCATCGTCGACGTCGACCCGAAGACCGTCGCGCACGAGGGCCCCGTCTACGACCGCCCGTACCACCGCCCCGGCTGGATCGACGCGCTGAACGCCGACCGCGCCGAGGACCTCCCGCGCGACAACTCGGCCTACGCCGTCCGGGCCATGCTTCTGCGGGTCCTCGCGCACCCGAACGTCGCCGACAAGACCTGGGTGACGCAGCAATACGACCGCTACGTGCGCGGCAACTCCGTGCTCGCCCAGCCGGAGGACGCCGGCATGCTCCGCATCGACGAGTCCACCGGGCTCGGCATCGCGCTCGCGCTCGACGCCAACTCCCGGTTCTCGTACCTCAACCCGTACCTCGGCGCACAGCTGTCGCTGGCCGAGGCCTACCGCAATGTCGCCGTCACCGGCGCCGAGCCGGTCGCCATCACCGACTGCCTTAACTTCGGCTCGCCCGAGGACCCCGAGGTCATGTGGCAGTTCTCCGAGGCCATCCTCGGCCTGGTCGACGCCTGCCGTGAGCTCGGCATCCCCGTCACCGGCGGCAACGTCAGCCTTTACAACCAGACCGCCTCGACGCCGATCCTCCCGACGCCCACCGTCGGCGTGATGGGCGTGATCGACGACGTTGCGACGCGGCTGCGCTCCGGCTTCACGCACCCGGGCGACGCCGTGCTCCTGCTCGGCGAGACCCGCGAGGAGCTCTCCGGGTCGATCTGGGAGGCCGTCGCGCACGACGGGCACCTGGGCGGCACGCCCCCGCAGGTCGTGCTCGGCGCGGAGAAGGCGTTGGCCGACGTGCTGGGGGAGGCGGCCCGCCGCGGCCTGCTCTCCTCGGCCCACGACGTCAGCGAGGGCGGCCTCGGCGTCGCGCTGGCCGAGTCGGCGTTCCGCAACGGGCTCGGCTTCGCCGTGACGCTGCCGGGCGACGACCCGACCGTCGCGCTGTTCTCCGAGTCCGCCGCCCGCGCCGTCGTGTCGCTGTCGGGGGCGTACCTGGCCGAGCTCGAGGCGCTGTGCGCGCAGCACGGCGTGCCCGTCGCCCGCATCGGCGAGGTCACCGGCGGGGGCGAGCTCGAGTTCGTCGGTGCGTTCACCGTCGACCTCGACGAGGCCCGCCGCGCCTGGGAGGCCCCGCTCCCCGCCGCCCTGGGCTGA
- a CDS encoding GyrI-like domain-containing protein — protein sequence MTDPAFPEEPFSAPTPIELAATPLTVVRYEGIGLEGLPAAFDEGFPALGNLVGSGALDPTGPALAMYHGDPDGIFDLEVGFPVATALAGPLPAGDVSVVGSQLPAGPALATTHVGTYDGLGAAWADLTAQAAASPSGVWIEVYVTDPSEAPEALRTDLILPVKA from the coding sequence ATGACCGATCCTGCATTTCCCGAGGAACCGTTCTCCGCACCCACGCCCATCGAGCTCGCGGCGACGCCGCTGACCGTGGTCCGCTACGAGGGCATCGGCCTGGAGGGGCTGCCCGCCGCCTTCGACGAGGGCTTCCCCGCGCTCGGCAACCTCGTCGGCAGCGGCGCGCTCGACCCGACCGGCCCCGCCCTGGCGATGTACCACGGCGATCCCGACGGCATCTTCGACCTTGAGGTTGGGTTCCCCGTCGCGACGGCCCTCGCCGGGCCGCTGCCCGCGGGCGACGTGTCCGTGGTCGGCTCGCAACTGCCCGCCGGACCAGCGCTGGCGACCACGCACGTCGGCACCTACGACGGGCTGGGCGCGGCCTGGGCCGATCTCACCGCGCAGGCCGCGGCGTCGCCGAGCGGCGTGTGGATCGAGGTCTACGTGACCGACCCGTCCGAGGCGCCCGAGGCGCTGCGGACGGACCTGATCCTGCCCGTGAAGGCCTGA